A region from the Alosa alosa isolate M-15738 ecotype Scorff River chromosome 7, AALO_Geno_1.1, whole genome shotgun sequence genome encodes:
- the crb3b gene encoding protein crumbs homolog 3b — translation MLTVVRWGGWLAPVALVVLTALTLLTCVLRKRRAEGSYQPSHEEKKQARHQNPNQHLQHGAERPGLALPLPKEERLI, via the exons ATGCTAACTGT GGTGCGGTGGGGAGGGTGGCTGGCCCCAGTGGCCCTGGTGGTCCTGACGGCTCTGACCCTGCTGACCTGCGTCCTGCGCAAGCGCCGTGCGGAGGGCAGCTACCAGCCGAGCCACGAGGAGAAGAAGCAGGCGCGCCACCAGAACCCGAACCAGCACCTGCAGCACGGGGCCGAGAGACCCGGCCTGGCACTGCCCCTGCCCAAGGAGGAGCGCCTCATCTGA